Genomic window (Bacteroidota bacterium):
GAACGCCCTTATTATTGACACTGACATCAATCGCGAAGATGGAGTCTGGCTTGCCCAACGTGTATGGATAGTACCGTGCGAAGGCAATCGATCCACCCGTCGGAGACCAGACGGGATTGTACTGAATTCCATAATTGGTCGACGAATTCTGAATGATTGCGGTCTGATGGCTCAGGTCCGTATCTGCAACTACAAGAGAAGAGCCAACAATACTGCCATTTCGCATGATGTACTGGCCCCACGTCAACGCCGGATGCGCTGGTGTTGATGAGGTGCTATTCAACAGCATGGTTTGCGGCCCGGTCGGGGATGGGGAGTCCTGCCTGCAGGACCAGAGAAGAAAGAGTGAAGCCGTCGCCAGAAAACGTGCAAGACGGCGGGAAGACAGAGAAGTCATTGTCGTTAATGGTTTTGTGATCCGAAATTCCCCTCAACCTTCCTGCTCCTATAACGGGAGAGGAATCTTAGGTGTGGGGCATGTTTGAAATTCGAATACAAAAATATCGGGCGCGATCAAAAGGCCGTTACTGCAATAGTACGCAACGGGAAGATTTCTTGTGGGAAGGACTTGCGAGATCTTGTGCAGCCGAGAATGGCTCCGATACTGATATTGATGTCTGCCTCGCCCAAGTGGGTTCGCGTGCAACCAAACGCACATGCGACCCTTCGACACGCTCCCGCCTTGTCGGGTAGGCCCTGAGGGGCGACAGAATTGTAGCGCACGCTTTAGCTTGCGCGAGATTATCAAGTTCCGAGGCACGCGCAAGCTAGAGCATGCGCCACACCGCCCGCCACGTCGGCCATGCCTTTTCTAAAAAAAAACAGGTGCCCGTACGATTAATTCGTCGCTTGCCTCTTGACTTCTCGAGTTTGCGTCCGTATATTCAACCGAGCGGTGATAGGCACCCATGCTCATTGACAATCAAGGTGAGATCACTTATGATCTCACCGCCGCTGCCAATTGACAACATGGCGATTTTGATGCAGTGGATAGGGCATTCATTAAATGACAATTCAAAAGAGAGAATTAAAGTATTACTTTAACTTTGGGCACCTATCTCAGGAGGCAAGTGGCGACCGGAAATCGACCATCCTTTCTATCCGAAGGAACGAGCGAATTTCTCGTTTTAGCTGTTCGAAGCACGATGCGCAACACTCTCGCACTCGCTTTCTTCTTGCTCGCTACGTCCGCAGCGCAAGCTCAATCCGCGATCGAAAAGCTTCCGCTCTCGATCAATGCGCCGGGACAGAGCCAACTCCTGCCGGTCATTTCCGCCGATGGGCGAACCCTCTATTTTACCCGCACCCGCATGGGATTGGATAGCGAAGTAGTCTTCGACGTCTGGATGAGTCATGTCCTTGGTGATACGGGCTTTTCGGATGCGGAATTCCTGGGCGGGAATCTTGCGAGCTCGTATGGCATCGCGGTCACGAGCATCGCGCCAGATAACAACAGCCTCTACCTCATCGGCAAGCTCAAGAGTGATTCGCCCCCGGATGAGCGCGTGTATGTTTCGCATCGGACGTCGAGCGGCTGGTCGATTCCGGAAGCAATCCATATTCCCGGTCTTCATGCACGAGGCATCTATACAGACTACAGCTTCGGTCCGGACCAGAAGACACTGGTGATGTCCGTCGATCGCGATTCGACGCTTGGCGATCGGGACCTCTACGTGAGCTTCTATAACGAGACAGCACATACGTGGAGCATGCCGCTTTGGCTTGGTGCCGATATCAATAGCCACAGTGCGGAAATGACACCGTATCTTGCAAGCGATAACAAGACGCTCTATTTTTCGAGCGACCGATTCGGTGGGAACGGGGATGTCGATGTGTATCGGTCGTTCCGGCTCGATGATTCGTGGCAGCATTGGTCGCGGCCGGAGGAGCTGGGAACGGGGATCAATCGAAACGGTCGGACGACATTTTACACAGAAGACGCGGAAGGCAAATTCGCATATTTTTCGTGGCGGGCATCCACAAGCGATCCGGCATACTTGTATCGGGCTCGCGTTTCGCATGGGCGAGCAGTTGCTCTGGTCCATGGCATTGTCAGCGATGCCCATGGCAAGCCGCTCTTCGCGCGAGTGCGTTACGAGCGGCTATCGGATGGGAAAGAGTTGGGCAGCGCGCGTAGCGACCCATCGAGTGGAGCCTTTCAGCTTTCGCTGCCGGCGGGTGAAGATTACGCGCTTCGTGCCGAAAAAGACGGGTACTTCCCGACGAGCGAGCATATCGATTTGAGGACGCTTAACGTGTTCGAGTCACTCGATCGGGATTTGAAGCTTTCGAAAATTGAAGCGGGAACTGCGATCGCACTTCGGAATGTGTTCTTTGAAACGGACAAAGCAATGTTGCTGCCAGCATCCTTTCCGGAATTAGGGCGAGTAAAGGAATTGCTCCAGGCTCATCCCGAGTACAAGTTGGAGATCGCCGGACATACGGACAGTCTGGGATCCGAGCAGCACAACCAGCAACTTGGAAAAAGCCGCGCCGAGGCGGTGCGAGAGTATCTTGTTCAGCAAGGCATAGAGGGTAGCAGGCTCACTGCGAAAT
Coding sequences:
- a CDS encoding OmpA family protein; its protein translation is MRNTLALAFFLLATSAAQAQSAIEKLPLSINAPGQSQLLPVISADGRTLYFTRTRMGLDSEVVFDVWMSHVLGDTGFSDAEFLGGNLASSYGIAVTSIAPDNNSLYLIGKLKSDSPPDERVYVSHRTSSGWSIPEAIHIPGLHARGIYTDYSFGPDQKTLVMSVDRDSTLGDRDLYVSFYNETAHTWSMPLWLGADINSHSAEMTPYLASDNKTLYFSSDRFGGNGDVDVYRSFRLDDSWQHWSRPEELGTGINRNGRTTFYTEDAEGKFAYFSWRASTSDPAYLYRARVSHGRAVALVHGIVSDAHGKPLFARVRYERLSDGKELGSARSDPSSGAFQLSLPAGEDYALRAEKDGYFPTSEHIDLRTLNVFESLDRDLKLSKIEAGTAIALRNVFFETDKAMLLPASFPELGRVKELLQAHPEYKLEIAGHTDSLGSEQHNQQLGKSRAEAVREYLVQQGIEGSRLTAKSYGSSKPVATNATDEGRAMNRRVEFVIEP